In Podospora pseudopauciseta strain CBS 411.78 chromosome 2 map unlocalized CBS411.78m_2, whole genome shotgun sequence, the genomic stretch TAGACGCGAAAACCTGTCACAGGACATCACCCTCCGTATTCATTTTTTAAATGACAAAAAGAACACACATGCAATTTTTCTCCGTCGTGAGCTAAAAGGAAGTGGTATAGAACGGATGCCGCCTCAAGTTCAGAAACCCCACTGAATCAGGTCCTAGCTGAGCTGATGCATTGTCTTGgtcggaagaagaaaaaaacccaaaGTCGGAAAGAGAACTCCTGGAGCCCACCCCTTAAAGCTCCATGCCCATGAAAAGCCACTTGCTACTAATCACATCGTAACCTGAGGACCAAAAGTCCAACGTCGTCAAGGAAAAGCCAGCCCACTGCAGGCCCTTGGTCAAAGGTTtggcgtcttcttcttggatgCATCGCTCAATGGCAATCACCATGTGTGAGCAACCAAGCGGACCATCGGCCAACTCAATCAGTGCCACCAGTCTGTTTCGTGTCAGCAAGTCTGGAGCAACACAGCAAGAGGGTCAATGGGGGGTCGACATACGCCTTCTTCAAATCCCTGCTCACCACATCGCGGTCGAAAAAGACAAACAGGGTTCTGGATTccaccccgtcctcctcaccagcagcGACGTTCTCGGCAAGGAAGGCTCTGAACGAACACCCGCCGGCGTAGTCCCATATTTCCATCCAGGCCGGAATCCCCGCTCCAGCGCCCGCGGGTCCCATGGTGTACGAATTCAAGGGACAGTCTTCGGGTGGAGTGAGCTGGGAAGCATACTGGTTCCGAGTATTGGAATTGTTGTTAAACACCCCCATCAGGACCGAGCCCTGCCGCGCCTCGCTTCTCTCACCCAGAAACATGGCGCGCAGCGTCTCGCAAAAGAACCTCTCACATTCTTCCCTGATGCGAAGTGTTGCCCCCCCTCGTCGGCGTGCAAACTCGTGGTTGCCGATGCTAGTATCATGACCACTGCTCTGCTTGCGGCTGACATGACTCCTCGCCTTGGGAGTCAGCGCAAGCTCGTTGTTGGTCGTGATGGCCGCGAGGGGGGGGCTTGATGGTGGCGATGGCAGTCCCGTCGAAGGGACCTCAGGAATACCACTCGGCCCCTGCGAGCCCCGTAGTGCAGTAGTGGAGGCCCTTGAGGGAGGCGAGAGACGGGTCGACGAGGTAGCAGCTGGCGAGGATGTTGGCCTGACGGAGAACGTCCTCGCCATAGTAATTATTACTACTACTGTTACTATTGTTATGTTTCATTGGCGCCATTGCTTCTAGCCACGTTGGCTGCTTGGGATAGCTCTGGGAGACGAAAGGGTGATGGAAGAGGGGTTGGTGCTGTAAAGCCGACTGGAGAGAGGAAGGCCCAAAAAAGACGGATTAGTCGGTGTGCAAAAGCGAATCGTTGGTCCGGCGAAAGACGTCTGTCCGATGCTGGTCACGATGGATCGCGAGAATGGTTGGTTTTGGTAGGTTATGCAGTGATGTAGCTCGCAAGCTGtcggggttgggtggtgtcaATCGCAGAGATTATCGCTGTCGAAACTGTAGGGGTATTCCAGGGTTTTTGAGGAAGAAAGAATGGGGAGATGGTTTGGGTTTTGTGAACCTGGAAATCTCTGGAAGGCCAAAGCGGCCCAACGATTCGCCATTCAAACAACGAAAGGTGGGGGTGCTTGGCGCCACTTGGCAACCAAGCAAATCCCATCACGTGGTGCTCAGGGTGGGGCAGTGGCGGACTGCTCAAGAGCGGGAAACTCGCATCTCAACTCACTCAGCAGCGAGATTTAGTCATCATGCACCATATACACAACATAATTATCAATACAAGACCGGACTACAGGGCTATTGTTGGTCACAAAAACTACCTTTCGCATTCCGAGACGGCGAACCGGAAGACGGATCTGGGTCAGTTAGACTAACCGGCCCGGATTGCACGATCGGCGTCTGGTAGGCGGTCAGACCCACAGGGCCGACACCTCGAACCCCTCGGGGCTCGGTCCTAGATTTGACGCTCAATCACCATGTCCTGCATTCAGGTTCTTGGTTCTTGGTTCTTGGTTCCTGTTGTCTATGCAGATACAAACTTGCCTTTTCTTATTTCAACCATTGTGAAATGGAAATATGCACCTCAGTAGCTGTTAGTCCGCTCTACCATTCCCGTCAGTGTAGTTTGCGGCACGCAATGGACGAGTTAGAACAGACTCAAGTCAACCAACACAGGAGCGCCACGGCTGAATCATTGGCTCATCTGTCGGCTATGCACTCTCAGAGGTCGGTATTGCATTGTGGACAGTGCAAGACACCTGTCGAACTGTGACGCTCTTTCTGCTGAAGCCAATGGTTGCGCCTTCTGGACAAGAATTGGATGCGCTTCCCGAGTGGCTAAGTAGGTAGCTGAGCAAAAGCAGATCTTCCGATCTTGACGACCTCTCTAACCTGTCGAGTCATTTGTTCTGTTTGTTCTCTTTTCTCTGTTTGCTCAACCTCGACTCAACTGGACAATATAAGGTATTATTGTGATCACAGGATAGCCGGGCTGTGACGATGGCAACAATGCCCAAATCAGTCATCATTGTGAGCACATTGACTCACCAAAACTCCCAGTTCATACATCTGAGCAGCCATATCTAACGTCCAGTCCAGGTTGGCGGCTCCATCGCTGGTCTCCTCCATGGCATCTATCTCAAACGTCATGGCGCCAACGTGATCATCTTGGAACAAGATCCCAACCCCAGGCGCAGTAGCCACAATGCCGGCATCTGTTTTGGTCCCTCGGTTCAGGAATTTCTTCGCTTATACAATGATACGGGTATTCAGGCTTGCCAACCAGCTGTCGTGACCAGATTAGCATACCGTCAGAACCTGTATTGGAGAGACACCGGCATCGTCAGACACCTCACCAGCTGGGGTGTGTTGTATCGGATCTTGCGAGCCAACTTTGACGGATTGGCGTCTGACGCTGTAACTATCCCGCCTCCAGCCAGGGCCGGAGATGGCCAATGCAGCTATCTCCCTGGTCAGAGGGTGACGAGCGTGCAGAAGACATCAgatggtgtggttgttgggtaTCTGGGCGAGGATGGAAAAGAGAGATGTTCGGTGGCTGATCTGGTTATCGGGGCTGATGGCCTACATTCGACCGTCAGGGGCTTGTTGAATGCCCCTGTGGTGAAGGAGTACTCCGGATATGTCTCCTGGAGAGGAACCGTCTGCGAAGCCAAAGTGTCACGTGAAACGGCCAGGTATTTTCAAGATCGGACAGTGCTCAGTTTGCTGAAGAGGACCTACATTGTATGGTAAGTCCACCAGTCTGTGTCGACATCAGTTTCATGCTAGAAGATCTAGGCGCTGATGTTGTTACTATATAGCTACATAATCCCGCCCGATTCCGGATCCTTTGCCCCTGGTACCAGGCTGATAAACTGGGTCTGGTATTGTAACCTTTCTGAGACCCCCGAGACCAACTTTGTGGAACTTTTAACGGACACCAATGGACACCTCCACGCCAATACCGTTCCTTCCGGACTCGTACGGGCTGAGATTTGGAAGTCTCATCTGGCTCACATGCTTCCCTTGATACCAGGCCCCTTTGCAGAACTCTTCACCCAAACAGAGCAACCATTTATTACCAAGGTGAATGACGCTCTGTGTTCGAAAGCAACATTCTTCGACGGGCGGGTCTTGCTGGTGGGCGATGCACTGGCTACCTTCCGGCCTCACTTTGCCCTTGCAACAGAGCAAGCCGCCAGACATTGTTTAGGTCTTGCAAGAgtgtggaagggggagatcaCATTGCAGCTGTGGGAAAGGGAGGCTGTTGATCATGCTACAAAAATCTGGTTAGGAAGCCGAGTGATGGGGGCAGGGCTCTTGCGGGGATGGGTTGAGTTTTTGTTACTGGCTTGGAAGTACGTGGCTTTTTTTGCAAGATCAAAACTAGGTTGGAAAAGAGTGTGAAGGTTGTTCACCTTGTCTCTCGACAGATATCATGGTAGGTATTACTGTAAACATCAACctcgaggtggaggggctCTCCACATGTGCAGATGTCACCGGCACTTGGAGCAGGGATGACCCCGCATGACCACCTGGTTCTCCCACAACTGCTATCGATAAGCCACTGGAAGGCGGGGGATCTGTGTCAGGTGGCTCCGTTTGGGTACCAAGGATGTGCACGAGGGAGATGACTCGTCCAGGGTATGGAAATGGGATGAATGGCAAACAAGGTGGTAATTTTAAAAAGACGCTGCTATTCTTTGCTCATTCTTTACAGTTTTGCAAGACAAACTACCGAACTGCCGTCTTATTGTTCGTAGTGTAACATACGCTAAATGTGGTGATATTGTTGACCACTATCACCATATCACCTAGTATCATCGGACTTTGCTCCCGTGCTGTTCTCTCTTACAATTCTCGACCCTTCAAAACTTCTCTACATTTGTGGTTCATACAAATTCGAAACAAAATCACCATGTTTGGGGAGCTCATCGCTCTCAACCGATCATCTCCTTCACCGCCCCAACCAAACTCTTCCAACCCCAAGTTCCCACGCTACCTTCTGCCTTCTTTGGCCTTTACCCTCCGTCGACGGaaaccttcctctcccacagAGTATCTAACATTGTCAGACAATTGTTCATCCAAGCCAAAGAATAGGCTTGGTCGGacttctccctccctcatTCGCTGCCTGTCTTGCCGCTCCCATCTTGCTTTTCATTCTCAGATCGTATCCAAAGGCTTCCATGGACGCCACGGCAAAGCTGTTCTCGTTGCTCCGACCTGCCCCTCCTTTCACGATGGCAGGAGCCCAGAACAGAGCTTCTCTTCCCCCAATCTGGGTTTGAACAACATCCGGCTGGGACCCACGGAAAAAAGGCAACTGGCCACTGGTCCTCACGAAGTTGCCGATATCTTTTGCGCCATATGCGAGACAAAGTTGGGATGGAAGTACGTCAAGGCGGATGAACCGTCTCAAAAGTACAAGGTTGGAAAGTTCATACTGGAGGTTGTGCGAGTGGTTGTGGAACAGGGGCTAGAGTTTGAACCGCTGGAAAGGGTCAGTAGTGGAGATAGGTCCGGGACCGAGGGTGTGGCAGGTGTCCTATTTGACtcggacgatgaggatgagtgTGAGGAGCTGTTCAACGGCGTGTGGAACGCCGAGGATGTTGCGGCAAGGCGAAGGGTGGATGTAGGGCTGGAAAGAGGACACGAGTGAACGTGAAGTTCTCTTGGCCAGATGAGCTACTTAATGGCCTACAAGTAGACCCAAGGGCGCGgcatttttcttcttctttgggaTGATACCCTTTCAACATATATTGAATCAGACACAAGCAGATAGCCACAGCAATACTCAGATTGATGGCGCATCCGGGGGATATAGAGGAAACTAAGTCAGATTATAGAATGATATTGGCGAAGATTTTATTGAAAAGTTGAATCACACACCAAGAACCTAGTTTTGAGGCTCCTCGGCAACATAGTGCAGGTATGCGCCCAGAAGCTTGATGCCCTCAATATAGTTCCGCTTGTCGAGCTTCTCGTTGATGGAATGGGCACCATCCGTCGAGCTACCCATTGGCAAAAGAAGCACATTCTTGCCAGTAGCCTGCTCAAAAGTGAGCGTCACCGGAATAGAGCCGCCCTCGCGAGTGAAATCAGGCTGAACGCCCCACACCCGCTCGGTAGCTTTGGCAGCAGCCGAAAAGTTCCAGTGCTTGGGGCTGGCCACCCACCAGTTGCCGCAGTGCTGGGGATACACCTTCATTGTGTTCTTAGAACCAAGCTTCTTGAAGACATCCTCGACGTACTTGGCCACACACTCGTTGGTCTTCTCGATCTCCATGTTGGGCACCGTGCGGATGGAGAACTTGCCAACGACCTTGGCGGGAATGACCGTCTTGGCACCAGGAGCAGAGAAGGCGCCCTCGACACCGTGGATAGAGAGCGAAGGGTTGCGCCAGCGGGCCATGagcgtcttcttcttgtcatcGAAGATGGTCGTCTTGCTGCCCAGAGACTCATAGAGGGTCTCCATGGTGAACGAGATGCCATCGTAGAGaccgtcctcctcggcagtAAGAGGGGCAACTTGCTCAGCAATGCCAGGAATCTGAATCTTGCCATCCGTGTCCACGAGCGAGCCCAGGATACGCACCAAGTCAGTCATGGGCTCCTGGGCTGTGCCACCAAAGACACCACTGTGAAGATCAGCGCCGGGTCCGGAGACTTCGACACTGTAGTAGTTGCACCCACGAAGGCCGTATGTGAGGCAAGGCCGCTCGGTTCCGAGCCAGTAGTTGTCGCTGATGCAGACGGCGTCAGCATCGGCAAAGTacttcttggcctcggcgtTGATCAGATCGTCCAAACCGTCGGAACCATACTCCTCCATACCCTCGAAGCACATAAGAAGGTTGACGGGGAACTCGATGCTGGCGGCCTTGTGAGCCTCGATAGCGTTCAGCCAGCCAAGCACAGGGCCCTTGTCGTCCGTTGAGCCACGCCCCAGCATGCGGCCATCCTCCTTGACAGTCAGCTCAAAGGGCTCCGTCTCCCAgccatcctccttctcggccggCTGGACATCATAATGGCCATAGACCAAAATGGTGCGCTTGTTCTTGTCACTTCCGTAGCGGGCGAGGACAACGGGGGGAAGCTCGAGGTCGGTTCCGTGCTGCTTGCCCAGAGGACGAAGCTCGGCCTGGGCACCAAGCTTGTTCAGCTCATCGGCGAGCCAGTGGCCCATGCGGACGACATCGGGACGACGGGCGGCTTCGGACGAGATGGAAGGAATGGCAACGGCCTGACGGAGACGCTCGATGAAGGCATCGGACATGTCGTCGACCTGCTTGAAGTAGCCATCGAGTTGGGGTGCCATTTTTCTTGCTTGGAGGTTGCGGATAGCTTCGGTTAGATACGGTCGGGAGCTCTGCAGCTGAGATCTGGcagaggtggtgttggggagaaATGGGCGGGTGGTAAAGCTGCGGGAGATGGGAGAGGTGATGGAAGGTCGAAATGGCCTCGCCAACAAACGATAACGAGGGGCGCTTGAGGAGAGCAAGCTGACTGAtagagagaggggagagaggggtgtGCGGGGCATGGCGGATGAGCAGAAGGTGTTGAACCGCTCTAGTTTGGGCCGGCACCGTCAGCTTCCATCAAGCTTCGAAAAGCCCCGCACCCCACAAGAAGCCCAATCCCTTGCGCTAAACTGTTTGTGGAAGTTAACAAATCTGCTTGATCCTCGCCCCGGGCTCACACGACTTGGAGGCATTTATTTGTGCAGCAAAACCTTGAAAGACACATCCAAATATCTCGATGTCATCTTAAGGTTTGATGTGATGCATGCGATAGGTTACCCCAAGGTTTATGGGCGGTATCCCATCACTTGGTGACCATCTCAGGCACCAAAGCTCAGGTTCCACCCCAAAGTGGAACGATGATCTGAGGAGTCGCAGCACAAGAACACGGGAATTCGATTTCTGACTCCCCATGTTGCCGGTGGCAGAAACACCATGCCTTACCTACGCAATAAAAATGTCGAATGTCATTTTAGCTTCGAGAAGACAGAAAGGCTGTCACATCATGTGTAGAAGGCCTTAGGCCGCAAGTTCAATGATACCTGTCCATCCTACTTGCGTGAAAAGCTGCCAAACAGTTTGGCTTATCGCTTGAAATTTTGCTTTATATGAGCCGCGATAGAATTATCTTTATGCTTTGAGGCATTCAAGCAAACAGATGGCAATTACGTTTCTGTCCACCTTCAGTGCAGATGGAAGTTGGCATGTGGTGGTCCACTTGCAGTTCAAATGGGGCCGTTACCCCTTTTCCATAACCCCTATCATTGCCATAGCAACGTATATTGTGTCGCCAAACCGTGTTTGGCTCAACCTTTGTCGTTGAATGCATTACCTGGAAATTCCCTGGTCACAGAGCATGAAACAAATATTTGCAACATCGTCAATTCATCCCGTTCCTTTTGCGAGGCGATGGTTGGCCGATCCACCGCCCCAGAAACCGAGCTACTTTGTACTATgtaaaagaaacaagaagagaaaTAGCAAACAAGTAAACACACTCCTCCTTATATACAAAAAGCTTTGGGAGTGCCAGTTATCACTGGTTTGTCTAGAATTTCCCGACTCACCCATCTGTGTATCATCCCTCATCCCTCATCCAAGTCTCTCCCGGGTTAGTCTCCTCCAGTCCCGATCTAAAAACAGACCGCCAATCTTGCTATCCAGAAGTGGAAACGATTTAAGCAACGCCGTTGTAGGCgagcttgttgatggtgCCGCTGGGAACGCTGGTGATGACGTTGTTGGTGGCAATGCTGGCAATGTAGGAACAGAGAGCAGCAGGAGTGCGGCGGCCCTGGAGGGTTAGGAGGTAGGCGCCGAGACCGGCAATGTGGGGGCTGGCCATGCTGGTACCGGAGATGGAGCGGGTAGCGGAGGTACCACCAATCCAGGTGCTCAGAATGTTGGTGCCAGGGGCAAAGATATCGACGACGGCACCATagttggagaaggtggagCGCGCATCGTTGCTAGCGGTGGCACCGACAGTGCAGACAGAGGCCTCGGAAGCGGGGGAGTAGTTGGCAGCGTTGGCGTTGTCGTTGCCAGCGGCGACAGCAAGGAAGACACCGGCGTTGACGAGGTTCCTGGCAGCAGTGTTGATGGAGGCAGAGTAGCCACCGCCGAGGGACATGTTGGCAACAGTGCCGTTGGGGCAGTTGCGGCTGGGGAAGTTGGTCTGGACATAGTTGATACCAGCAACGACACCGGAACTGAAAGAGAGGGTCAGTAATGCACAGATACTTGGCCAAGCAAGGCTATACTTACgtggagccggagccggaggcGTTGAGGACCTTGACAGCAATCAAGGTGGTCTTCTTGGCGACACCATAGAGGCGACCGCCAACGGTGCCAGCGACGTGGGTGCCGTGGCCGTTTCCGTCGGTGTTGGAGCTGTCGACGTGGTTGCTGCCCCAGATGGCACGACCTTGGAAGTCCTGATGAAGAGCGTAAGCTTGGTTGCTTTACAACTCTCGGCGAAGATTCGCGCagtaaaagaaaagataCATACCGAGTGGGCGGTGTAGATACCAGTGTCGATAATGTACGAGCAAGTACCGGCACCGGCGCTATCGTCGTAGCGGTAGGTAGTGCCACCAGGAGTGCGGCTGGAGATGCGAGCAAGACCCCAGGGAGCACCAGTTTGAGAGACGACGGCGTTGATGGTAaactcggcctcctcctcgacgtACTCAACCTGCGCGAGGGGTTAGTTCGGATCTGCTGGTCAGGATTATCTTAATGAGTTCTTACCTCGGGGAGATAACGGATGGCCTCGAGGGAAGCATCGTCAAGAGCACCAGCGAAGCCCTTGAACTTGCCACCCTTGTAGATCTGGTCGGCCTTGTGCTTGCCGAGGACCTTGTTCACGACGGCATCGGAGGCACCATCCTTGAGCTTGACAATGTACTTGCCGGGAACGACCTTGCCAGCGCGGGCCGAGATGATCGGGGCGCGCTTGTCAAGGGGACCGGAAGTAGCCGGGGCAGCGAGAGCCGCGGGCAGG encodes the following:
- a CDS encoding uncharacterized protein (COG:C; EggNog:ENOG503NYZ6); protein product: MATMPKSVIIVGGSIAGLLHGIYLKRHGANVIILEQDPNPRRSSHNAGICFGPSVQEFLRLYNDTGIQACQPAVVTRLAYRQNLYWRDTGIVRHLTSWGVLYRILRANFDGLASDAVTIPPPARAGDGQCSYLPGQRVTSVQKTSDGVVVGYLGEDGKERCSVADLVIGADGLHSTVRGLLNAPVVKEYSGYVSWRGTVCEAKVSRETARYFQDRTVLSLLKRTYIVCYIIPPDSGSFAPGTRLINWVWYCNLSETPETNFVELLTDTNGHLHANTVPSGLVRAEIWKSHLAHMLPLIPGPFAELFTQTEQPFITKVNDALCSKATFFDGRVLLVGDALATFRPHFALATEQAARHCLGLARVWKGEITLQLWEREAVDHATKIWLGSRVMGAGLLRGWVEFLLLAWKYVAFFARSKLGWKRV
- a CDS encoding uncharacterized protein (MEROPS:MER0026471; COG:E; EggNog:ENOG503NVKQ; BUSCO:EOG09261OIF), producing MPRTPLSPLSLSVSLLSSSAPRYRLLARPFRPSITSPISRSFTTRPFLPNTTSARSQLQSSRPYLTEAIRNLQARKMAPQLDGYFKQVDDMSDAFIERLRQAVAIPSISSEAARRPDVVRMGHWLADELNKLGAQAELRPLGKQHGTDLELPPVVLARYGSDKNKRTILVYGHYDVQPAEKEDGWETEPFELTVKEDGRMLGRGSTDDKGPVLGWLNAIEAHKAASIEFPVNLLMCFEGMEEYGSDGLDDLINAEAKKYFADADAVCISDNYWLGTERPCLTYGLRGCNYYSVEVSGPGADLHSGVFGGTAQEPMTDLVRILGSLVDTDGKIQIPGIAEQVAPLTAEEDGLYDGISFTMETLYESLGSKTTIFDDKKKTLMARWRNPSLSIHGVEGAFSAPGAKTVIPAKVVGKFSIRTVPNMEIEKTNECVAKYVEDVFKKLGSKNTMKVYPQHCGNWWVASPKHWNFSAAAKATERVWGVQPDFTREGGSIPVTLTFEQATGKNVLLLPMGSSTDGAHSINEKLDKRNYIEGIKLLGAYLHYVAEEPQN
- a CDS encoding uncharacterized protein (EggNog:ENOG503P3KF; COG:S), coding for MARTFSVRPTSSPAATSSTRLSPPSRASTTALRGSQGPSGIPEVPSTGLPSPPSSPPLAAITTNNELALTPKARSHVSRKQSSGHDTSIGNHEFARRRGGATLRIREECERFFCETLRAMFLGERSEARQGSVLMGVFNNNSNTRNQYASQLTPPEDCPLNSYTMGPAGAGAGIPAWMEIWDYAGGCSFRAFLAENVAAGEEDGVESRTLFVFFDRDVVSRDLKKALVALIELADGPLGCSHMVIAIERCIQEEDAKPLTKGLQWAGFSLTTLDFWSSGYDVISSKWLFMGMEL
- a CDS encoding uncharacterized protein (COG:O; MEROPS:MER0000338; EggNog:ENOG503NU05), with protein sequence MLFSAAALLALLPAALAAPATSGPLDKRAPIISARAGKVVPGKYIVKLKDGASDAVVNKVLGKHKADQIYKGGKFKGFAGALDDASLEAIRYLPEVEYVEEEAEFTINAVVSQTGAPWGLARISSRTPGGTTYRYDDSAGAGTCSYIIDTGIYTAHSDFQGRAIWGSNHVDSSNTDGNGHGTHVAGTVGGRLYGVAKKTTLIAVKVLNASGSGSTSGVVAGINYVQTNFPSRNCPNGTVANMSLGGGYSASINTAARNLVNAGVFLAVAAGNDNANAANYSPASEASVCTVGATASNDARSTFSNYGAVVDIFAPGTNILSTWIGGTSATRSISGTSMASPHIAGLGAYLLTLQGRRTPAALCSYIASIATNNVITSVPSGTINKLAYNGVA
- a CDS encoding uncharacterized protein (COG:S; EggNog:ENOG503P297), giving the protein MFGELIALNRSSPSPPQPNSSNPKFPRYLLPSLAFTLRRRKPSSPTEYLTLSDNCSSKPKNRLGRTSPSLIRCLSCRSHLAFHSQIVSKGFHGRHGKAVLVAPTCPSFHDGRSPEQSFSSPNLGLNNIRLGPTEKRQLATGPHEVADIFCAICETKLGWKYVKADEPSQKYKVGKFILEVVRVVVEQGLEFEPLERVSSGDRSGTEGVAGVLFDSDDEDECEELFNGVWNAEDVAARRRVDVGLERGHE